In the genome of Cercospora beticola chromosome 2, complete sequence, one region contains:
- a CDS encoding uncharacterized protein (CAZy:GH51) gives MKQALVGAACIASCTAVDIRVASSGGNLTGKFGHPYGYGFLHEDINNSGDGGIYAELIRNRAFQYSPEFPVSTTGYFPIGGAELSIANLSEPLSQALPASLQVTAGNGSGQVGFENEGYWGMDVRQQRYTGSFWVRGGYNGSFIASLKSNLTDDVFGSVEVESQATPDEWVEHTFELVPDRDAPNSNNTFSLTFDTAGVEGDTLDFNLISLFPPTYKDRKNGLRIDIAQALADMNPHFLRFPGGNMLEGLTNDTYWDWKDTLGPLKDRPGFQGVWDYQQTHGLGIMEYLYWAEDMGLEIVLGVWAGLALNGDVTPEADIQPFIDDALNEIEFVRGSADTTWGARRAELGHPEPFELNYVEIGNEDWLAGYPGGWDSYRQYRFPLFYNAIREKYPDIQVISSAATSDPVSAPEDALDFPPDAIGDYHPYRTPNELVEEFDRFDNDIGHIVGEVAATHVNGVTEPRWETGLYYYPWWQGAVGEAVSLIGYERNSDRIPGTFYAPVLKNENRWQWAITLIQFAADPRMTTKAVTWYCWSLFAHHPITHTLPAPSNSSFGPVYWGAGKDESRNDAFVWKGAVYNTTNSSSVPISVHFEGITEGTLANLTVLTNSGENGYAYNDPHTGINVVETTTSILTAGAGGVFSFTLPELSVAVLDTDQAGVGNGGNGTSPSPPPGYGTPPGYGKPPGYGKRSLRRFAA, from the exons ATGAAGCAAGCATTGGTGGGTGCAGCCTGCATTGCCAGCTGTACAGCTGTGGATATTCGTGTCGCATCCTCTGGCGGAAACCTTACTGGCAAGTTTGGGCATCCTTATGGTTATGGCTTCCTCCACGAG GACATCAATAATTCCGGCGATGGCGGCATCTACGCAGAATTAATTAGAAACCGAGCGTTCCAGTACAGCCCTGAGTTCCCAGTATCTACTACCGGGTACTTTCCTATCGGCGGCGCTGAGCTGAGCATCGCCAACTTGAGTGAGCCTCTTTCACAAGCCCTGCCGGCTTCTTTGCAAGTCACAGCTGGCAACGGCAGTGGCCAGGTAGGATTTGAAAATGAAGGCTATTGGGGTATGGACGTCAGGCAGCAAAGGTACACCGGATCTTTCTGGGTCCGCGGAGGGTACAATGGCTCCTTTATTGCATCTCTGAAGTCAAACTTGACAGATGATGTTTTCGGATCTGTTGAAGTCGAGTCTCAAGCCACGCCAGACGAATGGGTTGAACACACCTTTGAGCTTGTCCCAGATCGCGATGCTCCGAACTCCAACAACACATTCTCTCTCACTTTCGATACAGCAGGCGTGGAGGGCGATACGCTGGACTTCAACTTGATCAGCTTGTTCCCGCCAACTTACAAAGACAGAAAGAATGGGCTTCGTATTGACATCGCACAAGCCTTGGCGGATATGAACCCACATTTCCTCCGCTTCCCAGGTGGTAACATGCTCGAGGGTCTCACGAACGACACATACTGGGACTGGAAAGACACTCTCGGACCATTGAAAGATCGTCCTGGGTTCCAAGGTGTGTGGGATTATCAGCAGACCCACGGCTTGGGCATCATGGAATACCTCTACTGGGCCGAAGACATGGGTCTCGAGATAGTCCTTGGTGTCTGGGCTGGTCTTGCGTTAAACGGCGATGTCACTCCTGAAGCTGATATCCAGCCTTTCATTGACGACGCCCTCAACGAGATCGAGTTCGTACGAGGCTCGGCCGACACTACCTGGGGCGCCCGCAGAGCAGAACTCGGTCATCCAGAGCCGTTCGAATTGAACTACGTCGAAATTGGCAACGAAGACTGGCTCGCAGGGTATCCAGGAGGTTGGGACAGCTACCGCCAATACCGCTTTCCACTCTTCTACAACGCAATCAGAGAGAAGTATCCAGACATCCAAGTCATCTCCTCCGCTGCTACATCCGACCCTGTCTCTGCGCCCGAAGACGCTCTCGATTTCCCTCCAGATGCCATCGGAGACTATCATCCCTACAGAACCCCCAACGAGCTTGTCGAGGAGTTTGATCGCTTCGACAACGACATCGGCCACATCGTTGGCGAAGTCGCCGCAACGCACGTCAACGGCGTGACCGAGCCTCGCTGGGAAACTGGTCTGTACTACTACCCATGGTGGCAAGGTGCCGTGGGCGAAGCAGTCTCTCTCATCGGCTACGAACGCAACTCCGACCGCATTCCAGGAACCTTCTACGCTCCTGTCCTCAAGAACGAAAATCGCTGGCAATGGGCCATCACCCTGATCCAGTTCGCCGCTGATCCAAGAATGACGACGAAGGCCGTGACGTGGTACTGCTGGTCTCTTTTCGCCCACCATCCTATCACCCACACTCTTCCCGCGCCATCCAATTCCAGCTTCGGACCTGTCTACTGGGGTGCCGGCAAAGACGAATCCCGCAATGACGCTTTCGTCTGGAAGGGTGCTGTGTACAACACcacgaacagcagcagcgtgccTATTTCGGTACACTTTGAAGGTATCACAGAAGGCACATTGGCGAACTTGACGGTTTTGACGAACTCTGGCGAGAATGGATATGCTTACAATGATCCTCACACTGGCATCAATGTCGTTGAGACCACAACGTCCATTTTGACAGCTGGCGCGGGAGGTGTTTTCAGCTTTACCTTGCCTGAGCTGAGTGTTGCGGTTTTGGACACCGATCAGGCCGGTGTTGGGAATGGCGGGAACGggacttcgccttcgccgccgccaggATACGGAACTCCTCCAGGGTATGGCAAGCCACCTGGGTACGGAAAGCGATCATTGAGACGCTTCGCGGCTTGA
- a CDS encoding uncharacterized protein (antiSMASH:Cluster_14) codes for MWPLHPPTTPVLRPSQPSSASYHQQRPEQPPRGRAMEHVRSDFERDGWSPERSAWKLSSNATKAPQTTSPALDMSFLDCFPKGEVTISYPNADGAIQRIHGINRGILEDRSALLSSALDGNGLHLEAVSHLTIKPFLQFMYTGCYTLPTPAGRPFEDVPTSLLVHCHMHRLGDIYMMPDLKTQAYANIVRQCEYGCSSPDAPIHLCQAIEYVYTNMREHADVIETIIAYCVTCFSRHRLGTSFDFRRIAYDLRPFHQDLCKVSMERRFEDNDTAQAIIQMPFKPYAPAAYASRNDERARQVFDDVYHFHGDDGFANTHKRRPSDKVPGENGGVPVLPNEGIENGRSIAGSSSEPQDLVQSSPTAGPSRAGMQKLTLLQRRGASEPYPPIFPVNAQDRVRAQQLLDLGLPQPDIPQSDSCSYLDYLEQMKWKESRAQRASSHALPVANQVIVGTGPVLDTTMPRQVPVEQGKKASESQEEVKEEDAEDRDEYKFVSSPVKTLAFETESDHDFVKVDLTPTKMAMDAEKLRPGSPYFNITSPGDWPDAGSSEDSEWDLV; via the exons ATGTGGCCACTTCACCCGCCTACGACACCTGTTCTGCGACCTTCTCAGCCGAGCAGCGCGAGTTATCATCAGCAGCGACCAGAACAGCCGCCGAGAGGGCGCGCAATGGAACATGTACGCTCAGACTTCGAGCGAGATGGCTGGTCTCCAGAAAGATCTGCATGGAAGTTGTCCTCGAATGCCACCAAGGCCCCACAAACGACCTCGCCAGCACTGGACATGTCTTTCCTGGATTGCTTCCCGAAAGGCGAAGTCACCATCTCATATCCAAATGCAGATGGCGCCATCCAGCGCATTCATGGTATCAATCGAGGCATCCTCGAAGATCGCAGCGCCTTACTGTCATCGGCTCTCGATGGAAATGGGCTCCATCTTGAAGCTGTGTCTCACCTGACTATCAAACCCTTTTTACAATTCATGTACACCGGTTGCTACACTCTGCCCACGCCAGCTGGACGACCCTTCGAAGACGTGCCCACTTCTCTGCTGGTCCACTGCCACATGCATCGTCTTGGCGACATCTACATGATGCCTGATCTCAAGACCCAGGCATACGCTAACATTGTGCGTCAATGCGAGTATGGCTGCTCCTCTCCAGATGCGCCCATTCATTTGTGCCAGGCCATCGAATACGTGTACACCAATATGCGAGAGCATGCCGATGTCATCGAAACCATCATCGCATACTGCGTAACCTGCTTCTCGCGGCACCGCCTAGGCACGAGCTTTGATTTCCGCAGAATTGCATATGACTTGCGACCATTTCACCAGGATCTGTGTAAGGTCAGCATGGAAAGACGATTTGAAGATAACGACA CTGCACAAGCTATCATTCAGATGCCTTTCAAACCATATGCGCCAGCCGCCTACGCCTCCCGCAACGATGAAAGAGCCAGACAAGTGTTTGACGATGTCTACCACTTCCACGGCGACGACGGGTTTGCGAACACACACAAGCGGCGGCCCAGTGACAAGGTGCCGGGTGAAAATGGCGGTGTACCAGTACTACCGAACGAAGGCATTGAAAATGGTAGATCGATAGCCGGCTCCAGCTCAGAGCCGCAAGATCTTGTTCAAAGCTCTCCGACGGCCGGACCAAGTCGTGCTGGAATGCAAAAACTCACCCTGCTCCAGAGGAGGGGAGCTTCGGAGCCTTATCCGCCTATTTTTCCAGTAAACGCTCAGGACAGAGTTCgtgcgcagcagctgctcgatTTAGGTCTGCCGCAGCCCGATATACCACAGTCCGACTCATGCTCTTACCTAGACTACTTAGAACAGATGAAGTGGAAGGAGTCCAGAGCTCAAAGAGCCTCCTCGCACGCACTGCCCGTGGCCAATCAGGTGATCGTTGGGACTGGGCCAGTCCTGGACACAACAATGCCACGACAGGTACCAGTCGAACAAGGGAAGAAAGCCTCAGAGTCGCAGGAAGAAGTAAAAGAGGAGGATGCAGAGGATCGTGATGAGTACAAATTCGTCTCCAGCCCAGTCAAGACTCTTGCTTTTGAGACGGAGTCTGATCACGATTTTGTCAAAGTCGACCTGACTCCTACCAAAATGGCCATGGATGCTGAGAAACTGCGACCTGGAAGTCCATATTTCAATATTACCAGTCCCGGAGACTGGCCAGACGCTGGGAGCAGTGAGGATTCGGAGTGGGATCTGGTCTAG
- a CDS encoding uncharacterized protein (antiSMASH:Cluster_14~SMCOG1169:sugar transport protein) produces MGATGSGAGADPGDAIAETGNAETTTTGTTRTTTDADSSSVTNRNREVGSRERKEEQDVGVYGQGRVKDEERPTTTESSSSAASDDHDDGNSLTREKTKSTVGGSQQAIWWRVYDFVFWVPENCRYDPSSPPQFSIALNILFAFAGAFTVANLYYNQPILNILAEDFNVSYVQVSQIPTLAQAGYATGLFFLCPLGDMLPRRPFVLTLVFFTATMCIGLAATSSIQVFSAIQFITAITTVTPQLMTPLVGDLAPPNRRAFALSIVTTGLMFGILLARLLAGIVTQYTSWRTIYWLSVGLQYLIWALLWKFMPDYPRTNENLNYFKVLWSIVGMYFKHPVLVQACLVGFFTSSTFTNFWTTLTFLLAGEPYNYTPVVIGLFALIGISAMAIGPLYAKLVTDRFVPLFTVLLGMCWCLIGTTIGTYTGTFTVAGPVIQALLNDFGMQTSQIANRSSIFTVEPKGRNRVNTAYMMFTFAGQLTGTSVGAKLFERGGWVVSGSFSVAAIGAALVITIGRGPWEEGWVGWHGGWSIWKKDRSSADGKVVAKEESSGQPQPFGVVDEEEGRQVHGMEVDEHEHRHGRDDQVAVNETSAEKSLELAAAEDNMDSRRDAAGVDDISADPKRS; encoded by the exons ATGGGCGCGACTGGATCTGGAGCTGGGGCCGATCCCGGAGATGCGATTGCCGAGACTGGGAATGCTGAGACAACGACAACAGGAACGACAAGAACAACGACAGATGCGGATTCGAGTTCAGTGACGAATAGGAATAGAGAGGTGGGAAGTAGAGAGAGAAAAGAGGAGCAGGATGTTGGTGTGTATGGACAGGGGAGGGTGAAAGATGAGGAGCGACCTACGACTACGGAGAGTTCTTCGAGTGCTGCTTCGGACGACCATGATGATGGGAATTCTTTGACGagagagaagacgaagagtacGGTTGGAGGTTCGCAGCAGGCGATTTGGTGGAGGGTTTATGATTTTGTTTTTTGGGTGCCGGAGAATT GTCGCTACGATCCCTCCTCGCCACCCCAATTCTCCATCGCCCTTAACATCCTCTTTGCCTTCGCTGGTGCCTTCACAGTCGCGAACCTCTACTACAACCAACCcatcctcaacatcctcgccgAAGATTTCAATGTATCCTACGTCCAAGTCTCTCAAATTCCCACCCTGGCCCAAGCAGGCTACGCCACaggcctcttcttcctctgcccCTTGGGAGATATGCTCCCCCGCCGGCCCTTCGTTCTAacgctcgtcttcttcaccgCAACAATGTGCATCGGCCTCGCAGCAACCAGCTCGATCCAAGTCTTCTCCGCAATCCAATTCATCACCGCAATCACAACCGTCACTCCACAACTCATGACTCCTTTGGTAGGCGACCTTGCACCTCCAAATCGCAGAGCCTTCGCCCTCTCCATCGTCACCACAGGCCTCATGTTCGGCATCCTCCTCGCACGCCTCCTCGCCGGAATCGTAACACAATACACCTCCTGGCGAACAATCTACTGGCTCTCCGTCGGCCTCCAATACCTCATCTGGGCTCTCCTCTGGAAATTCATGCCCGATTACCCCCGCACAAACGAAAACCTCAACTACTTCAAAGTCCTATGGAGTATCGTAGGCATGTACTTCAAACACCCCGTCCTCGTCCAAGCCTGTCTCGTCGGATTCTTCACTTCTTCAACATTCACAAACTTCTGGACAACGTTGacattcctcctcgccggcgAACCATACAACTACACCCCCGTCGTAATCGGCCTCTTCGCCCTCATCGGAATCAGCGCAATGGCAATCGGTCCCCTCTACGCCAAACTCGTCACAGACCGTTTCGTCCCCTTATTCACAGTCCTCTTAGGAATGTGCTGGTGTCTCATCGGCACCACAATAGGAACTTACACCGGAACATTCACAGTCGCGGGACCTGTAATTCAAGCTTTACTGAATGATTTCGGAATGCAAACGAGTCAAATTGCGAATCGGAGTAGTATTTTTACTGTGGAACCGAAAGGGAGAAATCGCGTTAATACGGCTTATATGATGTTTACATTTGCGGGACAGTTGACGGGGACGAGTGTCGGGGCGAAATTGTTTGAGAGGGGTGGGTGGGTGGTTAGTGGGAGTTTTAGTGTTGCGGCTATTGGGGCTGCGTTGGTTATTACGATTGGGAGGGGGCCTTGGGAGGAGGGGTGGGTGGGGTGGCATGGGGGGTGGAGTATTTGGAAGAAGGATCGGAGTAGTGCTGATGGGAAGGTGGTCGCGAAGGAGGAAAGTAGCGGGCAGCCGCAGCCGTTTGGTGTggtggatgaggaggaggggaGGCAAGTGCATGGGATGGAAGTGGATGAGCACGAACATCGGCATGGGAGAGATGATCAGGTTGCTGTGAACGAGACAAGTGCGGAGAAGAGTTTGGAGTTGGCAGCAGCGGAGGATAATATGGATAGCAGGAGAGACGCTGCTGGAGTCGATGACATTTCTGCAGACCCAAAGCGGTCATGA
- a CDS encoding uncharacterized protein (antiSMASH:Cluster_14), which produces MQDPQNHSKKLKPLCESYVRTTLDGGIAELRRRATRKLQGVLAETVRAQHTSDEINRDERWMQSITHQNFPEDLDWIAKSHLQLLHDATLFPRKVVPVNTKHPVPPINKRLTATPSRTFIPMHRTLELS; this is translated from the coding sequence ATGCAGGACCCGCAGAATCACAGCAAGAAATTGAAGCCACTATGCGAGAGCTACGTCAGGACGACTCTCGACGGAGGAATAGCAGAGCTTAGACGCCGTGCAACTCGAAAGCTTCAAGGCGTTCTGGCGGAGACAGTAAGGGCGCAGCATACTTCCGATGAGATCAACCGCGATGAAAGATGGATGCAGTCCATAACGCACCAGAACTTCCCCGAGGACCTCGACTGGATAGCGAAAAGCCATCTGCAACTACTGCACGATGCTACTTTGTTCCCTCGCAAGGTTGTCCCAGTGAATACCAAACACCCTGTACCACCCATCAACAAGCGATTAACCGCCACACCCAGCCGAACATTTATACCAATGCACAGAACACTCGAGCTGTCCTGA
- a CDS encoding uncharacterized protein (antiSMASH:Cluster_14) translates to MRCLGIPIDHRLRGLSQTTNEQKPMQETASEHIRILSKFGHSLSRHENGDCLPAHELDFGLELARPECTGGLVIVLDHPSPSQTYTPGYVAEEARCKTLAAIKDLVSNATSGLMDTDAITILDSMPFITEYYNGSPLHVEAQHTFLRALEAKRPDVVLSCFRTKTNINLLKRLQGQGIGKDNDPVRLTFPGSGHEFQRISAFHPSYAVNRKSFDAKFRRLLMLHFYQAVAVCWGTWEHRPWMAQLRVDCAKQVLLYKASPSTLCDKLATLVNALHDFEASLKAAQYSRHDRSTQAYNVPTMIHHSELSSRACEISLLLRDGSVQKILGGRLSDVVRIILHNSLHCLDIKSLDTNFDVGTVGYCDHLQLVN, encoded by the exons ATGCGCTGTCTGGGGATACCAATTGACCACCGCTTACGTGGCTTGAGTCAGACCACGAACGAACAGAAGCCAATGCAAGAGACAGCCAGCGAACACATCCGTATCCTGAGCAAATTTGGACACAGCCTCAGTCGCCACGAGAACGGCGATTGTCTGCCTGCCCACGAACTTGACTTCGGACTCGAACTTGCTCGACCAGAATGCACCGGTGGACTGGTCATCGTCCTTGACCATCCGAGCCCATCACAGACGTATACTCCTGGATACGTCGCGGAAGAGGCAAGGTGTAAGACCCTGGCTGCCATCAAAGACCTTGTCAGCAATGCAACAAGCGGATTGATGGACACCGACGCGATCACGATTCTGGACTCCATGCCCTTCATAACGGAATATTACAATGGTTCACCGCTACACGTAGAAGCTCAGCACACCTTTCTTCGTGCACTTGAGGCAAAGCGACCGGACGTCGTACTCTCTTGTTTCAGAACAAAGACCAACATCAATCTTTTGAAGAGGTTGCAAGGGCAAGGAATTGGAAAAGACAATGATCCAGTCCGCCTGACCTTTCCGGGAAGCGGACACGAATTCCAAAGGATCAGTGCCTTTCATCCGAGCTACGCAGTGAACAGGAAATCATTCGATGCGAAGTTTCGCCGTCTGCTAATGCTTCATTTCTACCAAGCTGTGGCAGTGTGTTGGGGAACTTGGGAACACAGACCGTGGATGGCACAATTGCGTGTTGACTGCGCCAAGCAAGTCTTGCTCTACAAAG CTTCGCCAAGCACTCTGTGTGACAAACTGGCCACACTCGTAAATGCCTTGCATGACTTCGAAGCCTCGCTCAAAGCAGCACAATATTCTCGACACGACCGGTCCACGCAGGCATATAACGTACCAACAATGATTCACCACAGCGAGCTGTCGTCAAGAGCTTGTGAGATCAGTCTGCTGCTACGCGACGGCAGCGTGCAAAAGATCCTCGGAGGGCGTCTCAGCGATGTTGTCAGGATCATATTGCATAACTCTTTGCATTGCCTTGACATCAAATCGCTGGATACCAACTTCGATGTTGGAACTGTGGGCTACTGTGATCATCTGCAATTGGTGAACTAA
- a CDS encoding uncharacterized protein (antiSMASH:Cluster_14) translates to MEVGHPNDNITIPTDRNGLVGWVPESPGRGTVSLLTSCLVTTALCTWVVIHPRIDGRWKRQVLHKFALWSKTILAPELIAVEAAQEYVQAQTIVKRASKTTNGELCLLQAFYIGMFGIRYHTPLGTRILWPNQFLWLLDQGLLDWSNHAAWGLSSATISDKGSADATVKVFALLQIGWFVVQSIMRTAHKLPLAPLESMTLSYIPLFAMAYAYWWIKPKDIETPSEIELPYMCQSQRAHFDSMAISDVFDREGTKQQESLWNIWTLTPRMFEQEAAEKAFEEEEDKYNEQKQGFYDHIHACSDPQCEENGHQRPLPPLRRRETTLAHWDPSLYHSRILWPIACLAGISFPALHLISWHSIFPTLVETWLWRISAIVSMVAMLVFMQFEKVVFRWRDPLMLIKILSPALYLITRVIMLVGAFAAFRAADPKIYDTYVMSSFWVHLV, encoded by the coding sequence ATGGAAGTCGGTCATCCAAACGACAACATCACGATACCTACAGATCGCAACGGCCTTGTAGGCTGGGTGCCAGAGTCTCCAGGAAGAGGAACGGTCAGCCTACTCACGAGTTGCCTGGTCACGACCGCTCTATGCACGTGGGTAGTAATACACCCGCGTATCGACGGAAGATGGAAGCGCCAGGTGCTACACAAGTTCGCGCTCTGGTCAAAAACAATATTGGCGCCTGAACTCATCGCAGTGGAAGCTGCACAGGAATACGTGCAAGCACAGACGATCGTGAAACGAGCAAGCAAGACCACAAACGGGGAGCTATGCTTGCTGCAAGCGTTTTATATCGGCATGTTCGGCATCCGGTATCACACGCCTCTTGGGACGAGGATCCTCTGGCCCAACCAGTTCTTGTGGCTCCTTGATCAAGGCCTACTGGACTGGAGCAATCACGCTGCGTGGGGCCTGTCTTCAGCAACAATCAGCGACAAAGGCAGCGCAGACGCTACGGTGAAGGTGTTTGCACTCTTGCAGATTGGCTGGTTTGTGGTACAGTCCATAATGAGAACAGCGCATAAATTGCCACTTGCGCCGCTGGAGTCCATGACGCTAAGCTACATACCACTGTTTGCGATGGCTTACGCCTACTGGTGGATCAAGCCCAAAGATATTGAGACGCCATCCGAAATTGAGCTCCCTTACATGTGTCAAAGCCAACGAGCCCATTTCGATTCAATGGCAATAAGCGATGTCTTTGATCGCGAGGGTACCAAGCAACAAGAGTCACTTTGGAACATCTGGACACTCACACCTCGCATGTTCGAACAAGAAGCAGCGGAAAAAGcattcgaggaagaagaggacaaaTACAATGAGCAAAAGCAAGGATTCTATGATCACATACACGCATGCTCAGATCCTCAATGCGAAGAGAATGGGCATCAGAGACCTCTGCCACCCCTACGCAGGCGGGAAACCACTCTCGCGCACTGGGATCCGTCTTTGTATCACTCCAGAATTCTTTGGCCTATTGCTTGCCTTGCCGGAATCTCATTTCCAGCTCTACATCTCATTTCCTGGCACTCAATCTTCCCGACGCTAGTTGAGACTTGGCTCTGGCGAATTTCAGCCATAGTCTCTATGGTTGCCATGTTGGTCTTCATGCAATTTGAGAAAGTCGTCTTCCGCTGGCGAGACCCACTCATGCTTATCAAGATACTTTCGCCCGCACTGTATCTGATCACGAGGGTCATCATGCTGGTGGGAGCGTTTGCAGCGTTCCGTGCTGCGGATCCAAAGATTTACGACACGTATGTGATGTCGTCATTCTGGGTGCACTTGGTCTGA
- a CDS encoding uncharacterized protein (MEROPS:MER0017368~antiSMASH:Cluster_14) has translation MFMQVVKYASITVGSLATLYLGFLGLLTTSWFQAHVVYLHAVQMTWFKDLNFPEIFGFLHNQVTPFEILSSGGGSIYAWHVLPVEVYRRNEQDLLQDASGFALDVTTRKSFSLLQDDPEALLIIHFHGAGGTVGSGYRCPNYRALSAGKPDKIHVLTFDYRGFGRSKGVPTERSVTIDAISVVEWALHVAKIPPSRILMYGQSLGTAVNIAIAEHYAQQEPPITFVGHVLTAPFVDVPTLVSTYSVAGTVPILGPVAKFPAVFNYLRTFIQDKWSTRDRIASYVKANEAHELPYQITILHAEDDYDIPWTHTPQLFWHAVNASQVQGITYAELDQVKSKSKVDLGHAGTVVEWRTEHGVLREEILKHGLHDVIMGNPIISLAVLRMFEVYANRI, from the coding sequence ATGTTCATGCAAGTGGTGAAATATGCCTCAATCACAGTTGGCTCCCTTGCAACCCTATATCTTGGATTTCTGGGTCTTCTCACGACATCTTGGTTCCAAGCCCATGTGGTCTATCTCCATGCAGTCCAGATGACCTGGTTCAAGGACCTCAACTTTCCTGAGATATTTGGCTTCCTTCATAACCAGGTCACACCCTTCGAGATACTCTCATCTGGCGGCGGTAGCATCTACGCATGGCACGTTCTTCCTGTTGAGGTATACCGACGCAACGAACAAGACCTACTACAAGATGCATCTGGCTTCGCACTGGACGTCACGACTCGCAAATCTTTCAGCCTGCTTCAGGATGATCCCGAAGCTCTTCTGATTATCCACTTTCATGGAGCTGGAGGCACTGTAGGTTCCGGCTATCGTTGTCCGAACTACCGTGCCCTCTCTGCTGGGAAACCCGATAAGATCCATGTTCTCACATTCGACTATCGAGGCTTCGGGCGAAGCAAAGGCGTTCCAACAGAACGAAGCGTTACGATTGATGCGATATCTGTGGTTGAATGGGCACTACACGTTGCCAAAATCCCTCCTTCCAGAATTTTGATGTATGGTCAGTCATTGGGCACAGCAGTAAACATTGCGATTGCAGAACACTATGCCCAGCAAGAACCTCCCATCACTTTCGTCGGCCACGTACTCACGGCACCTTTTGTGGATGTTCCCACGCTGGTTTCGACATACAGTGTCGCAGGAACAGTACCCATCCTCGGCCCGGTGGCGAAATTTCCTGCAGTTTTTAATTATCTGAGGACCTTTATCCAAGACAAGTGGTCAACTCGGGATCGAATCGCATCGTATGTGAAAGCCAACGAGGCGCACGAATTGCCGTACCAAATCACGATTCTCCATGCCGAGGATGATTATGATATTCCCTGGACGCATACCCCGCAATTGTTCTGGCATGCGGTGAACGCCTCGCAAGTACAGGGCATTACCTATGCTGAGCTGGATCAGGTGAAGTCCAAGTCAAAAGTGGATCTCGGACATGCCGGGACAGTGGTAGAATGGAGGACTGAACATGGTGTGCTTCGAGAGGAGATCCTGAAGCATGGTCTGCATGATGTGATTATGGGAAACCCGATCATATCgcttgctgtgctgcgcATGTTTGAAGTGTATGCCAACAGGATTTGA